The following is a genomic window from Takifugu rubripes chromosome 13, fTakRub1.2, whole genome shotgun sequence.
TATAACGCGGTACATTGCTCCTGAAAAAGATGGGGTCGTGACAATAAAGGAATCGGAACCAGCATTTTCTCCAATTGCTTTCTTTACAATCAAAAACATTGCCATGAACCAAAGGGTGGAATGCTTTCTGGAGGGGACAGGCCCCTTCAGGCTCACCCCTTACCAACTGTTGAGAAACGAGTACTTGCTGGAGACTACAGAAAACCTGGACTATGAGAAGACCCAGGAGTATGAGCTGATCGTGGTTGCTAGGACTACCCAAGACATTGTTATCGAGACCTTCCTGAAGGTGCAGGTGTTGGATGAGAATGATAACGCTCCAGTGTTTGAGAAGTCCCTGGTAAAAATATCTATTGATGAGAACAATTCTCCAAACACATTCCTGGCCCAGCTACAAGCAACAGACCAGGACAGCGAAGGCAGGGGAGAAGTTATCTACCTCCTCGGAGGTGATGCTCCTGAGATTTTCATACTGGATCGGGTGACCGGTGTTCTGATTGTGGCTGCGTCCCTGGACCGTGAAGAGAAAGAGACCTACAGATTCATTGTGAGAGCAGTAGACCAGGGCACGCCCAGGAGGGAGTCCATTGCCACTGTGGTGTTGACGGTTCAGGACCGCAACGACAACAGCCCTCGTTTCCTGAATAAGGACTTTACATTCTTTGTACCGGAAAACTTCCCAGGTTATGGTGAGATAGGAGTCATCTCTGTGACGGATGCTGACGCTGGGGAAAATGGTTGGGTGGCTCTCTCAATCATCAATGGCAGTGACACCTTTATGATAGACACGGGTCGAGGGACGCTGAGGGCCAAGACTTCGCTGGACCGTGAACAACAAGGGACATATCAGTTGTGGATTGAGGCGGCAGACGGCGGAGAGCCGGCTCTTTTCTGCATTACTATGATCACCGTGCTGTTGTTGGACGTAAATGACAACCCACCAACTGTCCTGTTCCCTCAGTCCAATCAGTCTTACATGTTAGTACTACCAAACACACTGCCGGGAACATCGATCACTGAAGTTTACGCCGTGGACCGAGATACCGGCATGAATGCAGTGATCGCTTATAGTATCATTAAGAGGAAAGGTGGCGAGCCAGGATCATTTGCAATCGACCCAGAGACAGGAAATATTACTTTAAAGAGAGAACTCAGTAACCGGGGCCTCTACAGCCTTCTGGTGAAGGTCAGCGATCACGGTCAGCCTGAACCGCTTTACTCCACAGTCATGGTTAACTTCTTTGTGAACGAGACAGTGAGCAACGAGAGCTACATCCAGAGCTTGTTGACCAAAGAGGCTGACATTGAAGTAGAGGACCGGCCTTGGTACATCAGCCAGATGAGAGAGGGGCCAGAGAGGTACGAGTCGCTCAGCTGTCAGCCCATCCTCATTGTCCTCTCAGTAACGAGTCTGGGGCTGTTCTTTTTGGTCATTATGCTGACATCCTTCATATGCCTGCGGAGGTTCAGGATTCACAGAAAGAAACAATCGGAAGCAGAAACGCCGTTAAAAATGAAGAACGACTCAGCACAAGGGGTGAACAGGAAGCTCAGGCAGATCTCAAACATTTGAACCGTCTAGGCGTTTAAAAGCACCACCGTTTACATGAATGTTTACAAAAAGTCAAGTGGAGTTCTTAGATGAAGTTACTTGTTTTGTCGCAGGATTGCCACGGCAACACTGTTCTATAGGCTACTAAATCCAAACTGATGAAGACATTAGCATTGACGTCACAATAGCTTCATAGAGCTGAAGGAGCAGATTCATTTAAAGACACGTAAGAGTCTATGCAGATATTGtacaaaaatattttacaaCTTTATAAAtgctgtatatattttttttttagaaaaaaaaaaggtatggCTGCTCAGAGCAAATTTAACTTTGTTTTTTATCAATTAAACATTAGCTACAAATGattttaaatctatttatttatcaaataaatCTTTAGCGATATAAAGTAACAACATGGCCCAGAATTAAACGATGCGTGGAAAGTTTACAAAAACTGGTAATGTATTCATTCATGGCAAATTTAGCATGACGACGTGTCAATATACATCAACTTAGATCATTTtgttgtatatatatatatagcaacAGGTTATTTCTGGTGCACGGTCACATCATGTCTTAGAGCCATGGTTTACTACCACACGTCCTGCTTTCTATGAAGGTTCActgaggttttgtttttatatgTAACTACATGTAACTATCGCTCCTTCTTCCACCTACGTTAGGCTTTCGTGTGACTCTAAACATGTCTGTGAAAACCTGCTGTCTGTGATTGGAAGTGAAGTCAAATATTAAAGatgctttatttttataataCGCTGGATTTTCTCATTGATGGCAACATGTGCATATGTATGACTCTTCACATGAGAAGGTGTAAAGCTTTTAATTATCTTTTGGGGGGAGAATGTAGTTTCACAGCTGTGCAGGTCTGTGGTATATTTACATgtcattttcacatttctgaGCACAGATGGTATTCTCTACAGACAAGCTTCAGACAAATAACTGCTACAGTTAAAACAGTTAAAGATCACCAGTCAGCGCTGTTGTCATCACAGGTCAGCGCTGGTGTGGTAACACCCACAGGTGCACTTGGAATGACAATCCCCACGATGACATGcagcctcacctgctcctgtcatCAACTCGAAAACATGAATCAAGTCCAAATATTTATCTTTCCTTCTTTGTTCTGTCAGTTTTGCCCGATTAATCTCAAATTTGGGGCTCATCTTCAAAGTAATCGCGAAAGTGATTTTATCACTATATTGAATGTTCCCTCACCTCTGATCTGTTGGTGCTAAAGGTTGTGAAGACAGAAAGGATTTACTCCTCTTTGTGTGCACactcccagcagaggaactttGTGTTGTGTTCGATGtccttttaaatgtttgtgggTTTGCCACCTGCAAAACAGGAAAAGCATGAGCCCGTCTGACAAGAGAGTGTTCACACGTGCAGCTTTTGGAGCTACAATCGGTACTTCGGGGCAAAAAATGTGTCAGATACAGAACACACCACGGGCTCGAAACAGCTCAGTGTAATCCTTACTAATCGCCACCGGTGGCAACCGTGCATTACACTAACAGGCCGAAAGATGCCGATCATATTTACAGAGTGGATGCACATCTTTCGAGGCAGTTGATATAAAGGCAGTGATGAGACCTCAAACAAGTCTGTTGAGGTTTGAGTTTCCCTCAATTTGAGAATATATTAGTGTGGCGTTCATCCCTAAATGTCAGGTGTATTTGTTTAGGTGAGAGGATTAATGCGGCAAGCACGCCTTTGCTAATAGCTTCACAAGTCTGCACATGAACCGGATTAGTAATAAATCAATACTTCGctgcaggaagagagaaaaaaaaccaaatcatgCTTCTCGTGTTACGGTTGGTGAAGTCACTCAACGTTTTCTGTTTGTCTTGACACAAAGCAAACAGCTACAACATATGATTAAGTGCTGCAATAACACTTTCCCCCATATCGCCTTTCCGGTTTCCCTTGGTCAGAGTGTTTCAATTAGTTTTCCCTCATTTGTGTGGGACAGGAGAAAGAGCAGGCCCTCGAGGGACTGATGACGGAAAGTGCAGCAGTCTGCAATCACAGGTGCTAAACAAAGGGTCGATCTCGGTCATGATGTCATTtcgctgcagttttttttatttttttctgataaTCTGTCGTAGTGTTGACTACAAATGCATATGAAAACTAGCAAAATGTTAGCACCAGCAGCAACCTGCAGAAATGTCTGTTGAGAAAACCTGTCACTTTGCGGTTGTTGAGTACGACTGCGGATGACAGCGGTAACCTGTTCTGCAAGGACTTAATGTTGCCTAAGTCTAAATAATAAAGTGACATAATCCACACAAGCTAACAAAGCTAATAAATTTAGCTTCTTTTACAGCTCCATCAAAGAAAGGtccttctctgtctccatcccACCTTGATATGACTTTCAGAACTCTCTTCCTTTTAGTTTCTACAGGGGACGCTCCTGTTTGCACCGTGACAAATGACAGGCTTCCAAGTGCGTCCTGTGTCCGCACTAAAACCTCCGCAGAGCCCTTTCAAGCATGTCAGGACACCTTGgtttaatctttaatctttaaGGGTTTTAAGTTTTCAAAACCCTTCTTGAGCTAAGAAGAGAGATTCCAATAAATCACCTGTCATCAAATGGTAAACTCAGTGGCTTAAATGGGACGTTGTAGCCGGTAAAGAAGCCACAGCTGCAGGGTGGTCACACAAGAAGGTAAACCGTGGAGGTGAGGAAACGCTGGATAAAGATGGTATCTCTGTGTCTAAAAAGctagcttttaaaaaaataaataaatctatcaCAAGCAAAATACCAGCAGAAGCTTCATTGGTAGTAATTTTCAGTTGTCATATTTCAATACAGCTGAATGACCAACAGCTGAATGAACCTTCTTATATCCAGATTCTGATAAATCTCTTTTGAAATAATGTCCACCAATATGGAATTAAATAGCACGTTCATCTGCAAATCAACCTAATCCTTCGAACGACCTCCAACCCCATTGTTAATTATTTTCCGGCCTCCGGAGGTATCATCAAATGTGTCTGTCTTGCTACATGAAGTTTGACTCCAGAGGCGAGGGCGCTGCTATTCCACATGACTGATCACCTCCTCATGCGATAATCCTTCTGACAGTAAGTCTGGAACCTTCTGACCAGCGCTGAATAAACAGTGGGAGGGATAATTTGTCTTAAATCAGGTTTTTAAACTCTTTGTGACCTGAAGGATTAGGGATGTGTACTTTATACTATATGCCGGTTATTAAAACGACATAAGCAGGAGAGCCTAACGTGGCATCAAACGCAGGGTGCACGCTTGATGAATTACGCTGActgcaaaatgtttttttcGTTGCCTTCGGTGCAGATCATGGAGGTTCTGctcgtgtgcgtgtgggtgtgatGCATCGGGGTGCAATCAGGGGTGTAAAGGTTAGAGTGTGAGGTTAAAAGCTGAGCGTCTGGCAGCGTCACGGCCGGATGGGAGTAACATGTATGTTGCCTGATGTATGGACGGAACCCTCCCGCCCTCAGCTGTCACCGCCAAATCTCAGGATTGACACAGGAACCTTTACTTACCTTACAAACACCAGGACGGACGCGAAAAAAGTCATGAGATTGGATGTCAACGCATTGAATGAAATAtgtgaattaaaacaaaaacggTCGGAAAACAGCACCTCAAAAGCTTTTGGTGgttgaaaacaaacatgcagaatagaaatgcacaaaaacactggCAGTATGCAAATGTACGATAATATATAGAACAGAAATGTGTGTAGAGATAAAAAAGACTTATTCTTAAAATAATTTGAATTCTTGATTGATTCAGTGCAATATATGATTTAGATAAGTTTAACATTCCCACCATCTCTCTTAGTCTTCTTTTCAATACCACAGAGAAAAATCAAGTCCAAATGTAGCATTACAGTCCATCAGAACCATAATATGAATACAAGCTTAAAAAGTGTAaacagatctctctctctcccactctctctcttatGTCTTTCTGACTATctaaaattacattaaattCTTAATGGTGCAGACAGCAAGTAATTACCATCAGTCACAGCCTGATCCCGTTTCCAGACTGGCTTTATTCTGAGGCCGCTGCATGGAAATCAAACAATTCAGACACAATGAGAGGCCCAGGTAGGGTTACGCTGGTCTGCTGAATGGACCGGGCCATGTTTCTCCGGTTATGACATCTATTGCACCCCCTCCACCTCGTCATAGTATACATTCTGTTCACCACCTTCAataatgcacccccccccaacccaaatCAGTGCTTTTGATCCAAACACTTCTCTGATGAGACCAACCATAATCCGGCCGGACTCTTTTGATCCTGTAGTGGATTATGTAACTAATACGCtctatttctctttttcttacacccctccccccagcacTCAGGCACCCatctatatactgtatgtattcTTTTTTATGCATTTCTTTTGCAGGTTTCTTTCAGTTTTGCTCTCTGAAGGTTTTGCCTGATCTTCAGCCAAAGCGAACCCGGGACCTTCTCTCCACAAGGCCGCCGTGTTAACCGCTGCTCCGATATACGCTGTGGTAAACAGGACGTTGGCCCGAGTCAAAAGAgagcctctgtgacagcagtGTGACAGCGAGCATGTCTTTACACAAAAACAATATGGCTCTGTTTAGAGGCATCTTTCTGTCTGTAGTGGGGCCAGCGACGCGGGGTAATTATGGCAGATTGCATCTTCCGGTTGGACACAAAGATGAAGCTTGTACAGCCAGACGTTTGCCCCACATTAAGAGTCACAGACAGACACTTTTCATTGTTCCGTTTTAATCAAAGCGCAGTGAGGAAAAGCTGTTTTGAGATTTTAACGACCACTATCTAATCTTAGCTTCACAACTACGGTACCTCGATGTATTGttgttattctttttattttttttaaataaagtttcaaAGCACAATGGACACTGTTCCAGGAAGTAACCTGGAATTACTGAAGACAAGTGGATCTAGTTCAACTAGAATCCAACAATGTGTTAACCCCACCTGGTCTTTCACTCCCACCTCTGTCAATTCATAACAGTGTGTAAGTGGCAAACATACCAAGAAAAATACAATGCTTTGTTTCCCAATATAGTCGAGTTCTGGAAAAGATCTTGAATCGAAATTGTTTGACAGTGTTGTGTTCCAGCGCTGGAATGTTTCTTCACATTTATGGAATGCTGCCCTGTGTCTATAATTAGCATTAGGTGACACTTTGTACTAACCCGGCTAGAATAGAAGTTCCTCTGTACAACCTCCTAAAGTGAAGGAACAGGTTCCAAGATACAGATACGGGTCAGTACTTAAGTGGGCCGCCCTCTTTTTGAGGGGTTTTTGTCTGTCTCCAGGGACACTGCCCCAGGACCCAGACCTAGACAACCAGGCGGGGATAAACAAAGATAAAGTGATGAACCACTGGTCACTGCATTTGAAATGGTTCTCTTCTCCTCGATTTTCAACTCTTATATTTGCAGGTATTGTAATATGATAATTCTGTAATAAATACAATTGTCAACGAGAACTCTTCCTTACTCTTCCCAGTCGCCCTTTGTCACCAGGGAACCGGGCAATGAAAACACCCTCTAAATCTCAATGGGATCACTGGAAAGGCATATGGAAAAGAACCACGGCTCCATTTCCTTAATAATTTGATCCACACACATTTTAAGCCCAGTTATGAGAGAAGGAAAGTTGTTGTTATCCCTCCAGTTCAGATTAAGTGTCCCGAGTGTGAGCGGGTTTGCCCAAATAAAGTCTTCTTCCACTCCTGCCAAAGAGGTCTAAAAGGCTTTAAAACCAAGGTGCCCCATATGGTCCGAGTATCTGGCTGGCTGAGCCGTTGCACCGCCTGAGTTAATGAAGTGCTAGATGAGCGCTCCTTGTTAATATCAGCCACTCATGCATTTCAGGAAGTGTGTTccttctgttttcccccctcccctcaggcaggagactacggtccattcggaccagaacctcccgctacactaacagcttcttcccctctgccatcaggctgctgaacaccaagtgacttatcacttaagcaccatgtacagcagccagccggactcataaacaatacattactcctcatggacctgcactatttctcaccactcactatttatgtaaatactgtatataagtcttattttattttatttatcttattctagtgtggtgttgatgtctaatgttatgttgaatgtcgcagcggcacaccacgacaaattcctagtttgtgtaatactgtgtattacatgtacaatggcaataaaccttcttctgattctgattctgattctgaaaagGGTCTAAGTCTGTTAACCTAATCTGGTGAGAGATTTGGGGACAAAAGGAAATTATAGTTTCACATGTTTTCTCCCTCTGACTGATGATGACGTTGGCACTGTATTTGAGTCACAttcactgcaaacacacacgtatgcaTGTATGTAAAGACTTCAAGGTCACCGTTCAGACTCAGCgatcttaaaaaaacacacaagtgcaAAGAGCAAAATGAGAGGAAACGATCGACGAAATGAATCAAGGATAAATATGAAAACATGGGCACCTTTATacaacacttttctttttttccactcaaATTTCCACATCCAGCAGCCCTGTACATCCCTCCGAGCTCTCCAACTCAGTGATTTGTGTCTGCGTAAACACCAAACTGGGTCAATTAGTTCATGTCTGGGAGCccagaacagaaacagaatcgtttttcttcttcagcGGCTACAAATGGATTAATTAAGCAGCAGTCATAATCATAACTCTGCACTGATGTCATCGGTTTTGAGGGCcgagcccctccccctccagcctCTGTATCCGTTCCTGGGTCGTGATGTGTGGACGTGCCCGGGGGCCGTGCATGAGCCACGACACAAAGTTACTGTCCATGTGGGATGATATCGAGGCTGTTTCAACATCAGAGCATATGTGTTTCACGCAAGCCTCATTAGGTCTTTTATGATTCATTCAAGTCTCAACTGGATTTTAAATCCATCTCCACATTAATGTTGTGCATATTTGCATTTGAAAATGATGGACATTAATGTTGTTGAGGCACTCACACAGTCACTAAATGCAGGCAAATCTCAATGAAGGCCGTTATAAAACCCCGTTCATTCGTGTAATATCAGGTcaaaatgcagctgctgcgATTAAAAAACATCTGTAGTGTGTCTTTATGTTAAACAAAAgtaaacactcacacatgcacaattaTAAATGAAACGTGCTTATCAAGTTTCTGTACAACTTTATTCAGGCTCTGTAATTGTGGGGGGGTCTGCAATCTTTTCACCTCGTATCCCTCGTTGGTAATTTCACGCATCTTTGATTCACAAATAACGCCAGGTTACGCTTGAGCAGGCCCGAGCTGGGACACGTGCAAATGGCTGGGCAGCCGTGTGATTTCATAATTGGATTCTCCGCTAGATCCCATAAGATTTCAAGAAATTCATGTCAACAGCTACTGctcgggtttttttttaatgggtgCTGGATTCCCTTAAATGAGTCGGCTAAGTGTCTGCAATAGGATGTCAGACGCATCAGAAACATCAGCAGTGAACACTGAAGCGCTCCGATGATGGCcgcaattcaattcaattcaactttatttatatagtatctgttacaatcaaaactgtctctaggtgctttgcAGAGACTCAGTGCCTGACCCCCAAAGAGCAACAGAGGCAagaaaaaaactcccctttaacaggaagtggtttggTTGCGTCTCCCAGCTGAAATGTGGTATCTAGGCTGGACGTTCAGTATGTTGCATTTAGTGTTCCTACAGCATAGAGGCCTTAGATATATTCCAATTCCAGGAAAGCCTTGACATAGAGTGGCTCTTATTCATTCATATTCTTATTCATGTGGTGAGCATATTTTCCACAgtccttttttaaagaaatctgaGTCTTCTTGGTCAAAAATACAGATTTTACTTCTGATTCCAATTGACTGTTGGCTAgaaaaaggatggatggatggatggatggatggatggatggatggatggatggatggatggatggatggatggatggatggatggatggatggatggatggatggatgcagctAACACCAAATATCAGCTGCTCCTAGGGGGGATGAACTAAGATGGTCAGATATTATATAAACAAAGGCTCTCGGTGAGGTAAAACTTCTCATTCCTCATTCCAAGTGCAGGTCAGGTGATGTTTCCGTACAGAAGTCAAAGGCCAAAGAGCAGCTTCACAATACAGTCATCACCTCATTAGGAGAACCAGGGACCCAGAAGATGAACTGGCTGAATGGCTGTTTTGCCATCTAACAAGGGCAGAACATCT
Proteins encoded in this region:
- the pcdh20 gene encoding protocadherin-20, encoding MFNYRHSSFSNGRVIWGFYIVLLYSSPPSCLANFNQAKELIYKIKEGLPKGTYIGAIGPDLNLDFTVDPPFSFSFAQKKVSEQYVILNNTTGELYTSATEIDREALCPDNYEQWGCVLPLDVFVLPQQYFQLVKVKIVIQDVNDNRPKFPVDEISITIPENALVNARYAVEQSAVDPDLGSHGVQTYWLVNDFGVFTLDVEENEGGELTPFVIVTDALDRETQAEYITDIIAEDGGTPPLLGAATLKIVIADVNDNCPQFTESQINVTLHGNASKGTHLARLHAFDPDLGANAQISYAYSERVPKDTRSLFHLDRITGVIKLARKTDTGTATFYKLTVLANGPGCIPAVATIHVNIIKVVTGPPAVITRYIAPEKDGVVTIKESEPAFSPIAFFTIKNIAMNQRVECFLEGTGPFRLTPYQLLRNEYLLETTENLDYEKTQEYELIVVARTTQDIVIETFLKVQVLDENDNAPVFEKSLVKISIDENNSPNTFLAQLQATDQDSEGRGEVIYLLGGDAPEIFILDRVTGVLIVAASLDREEKETYRFIVRAVDQGTPRRESIATVVLTVQDRNDNSPRFLNKDFTFFVPENFPGYGEIGVISVTDADAGENGWVALSIINGSDTFMIDTGRGTLRAKTSLDREQQGTYQLWIEAADGGEPALFCITMITVLLLDVNDNPPTVLFPQSNQSYMLVLPNTLPGTSITEVYAVDRDTGMNAVIAYSIIKRKGGEPGSFAIDPETGNITLKRELSNRGLYSLLVKVSDHGQPEPLYSTVMVNFFVNETVSNESYIQSLLTKEADIEVEDRPWYISQMREGPERYESLSCQPILIVLSVTSLGLFFLVIMLTSFICLRRFRIHRKKQSEAETPLKMKNDSAQGVNRKLRQISNI